In a single window of the Nicotiana tomentosiformis chromosome 8, ASM39032v3, whole genome shotgun sequence genome:
- the LOC138897441 gene encoding uncharacterized protein, protein MATRVYRHYVVTVHGRDTMADRIKLGMVDFDVIMWMDWLYSYFSKLDCRTRTVRFEFPNEPVIELKGDGVVPKGRFISYLKATKIINKGCIYHLLRVIDTDAKAPTLESVPVVNEFLEVFPDELLGIPPDREIDFGIEMMQGTQPISIPPYKMAPDELKEL, encoded by the coding sequence atggccaCAAGGGTTTATAGGCATTATGTTGTCACAGTgcatggtcgggataccatggccgatcgCATTAagttggggatggttgattttgatgtaataatgtggatggactggctttattcatatttttccaagcttgattgccgaaccagaaccgttaggtttgaatttccgaATGAGCCAGTTATCGAATTAAAGGGGGATggtgtggtgccgaagggtaggtttatttcttaccttaaggccacgaagataatcaacaaggggtgtatttaccatttgctACGGGTTATTGACACCGATGCaaaggcacctacacttgagtctgtaccAGTTGTAAATGAATTTCTGGAGGTCTTTCCAGATGAGCTACTTGGGATCCCACctgacagggagattgattttgggattgaaatGATGCAAGGCacacaacctatatctattccaccatacaaaATGGCACCGGATGAATTGAAGGAGCTATAA
- the LOC138897442 gene encoding uncharacterized protein has protein sequence MKISPRYVGPYRIIQRIGQVAYRLELPPEMSLVHPVFHVSMLKKVVGDTSLIVSVETIEVNEELTYEEIPVVILDRQVRKLINKEIASVKVLWRNQQVEEAT, from the coding sequence ATGAAAATTAGTCCGAGGTATGTTGgaccatacagaatcattcagaggattggtcaggtggcttacaggcttgaactacctccagagatgtctttagtgcacccggtgtttcatgtatccatgttgaagaaggtggttggagatacgTCGCTTATTGTTTCAGTTGAGACTatagaggttaatgaggaattgacttatgaagaaattccagttgtcattcttgataggcaagtccgaaagctgataaacaaagagattgcctccgtaaaagtgttatggcgaaaccaacaggtagAAGAGGCCACCTAG